A stretch of the Thiomicrorhabdus xiamenensis genome encodes the following:
- the xthA gene encoding exodeoxyribonuclease III — translation MKIVSFNTNSVRLRLHQLEALNQEIAPDIIGLQETKVQDHEFPLKEIEAMGFNAEFMGQKTHYGVALLYRKGIELKALQKGWKTDDDDAQKRMIIGDFVMPDGNEVRVINGYFPQGENREHPVKFPAKQKFYADLMTYLNSECRPDQNISVIGDFNISPTDLDIGIGEQNRKRWLRDGKTSFLPEEREMWAELTNWGLIDTFRTLHPEVNDRFSWFDYRSKGFDREPKRGLRIDTVLATAPLNAKAVSSDIGYDIRGMEKPSDHAPVWTEFKF, via the coding sequence ATGAAAATTGTCTCTTTCAATACCAATAGCGTACGCCTGCGTTTACACCAGCTCGAAGCCTTAAACCAAGAAATTGCGCCGGATATTATCGGTCTACAAGAGACGAAAGTTCAGGATCATGAATTCCCGCTTAAGGAAATCGAAGCGATGGGCTTCAACGCCGAATTCATGGGCCAGAAAACCCACTACGGGGTTGCCCTCCTGTACCGCAAAGGCATTGAATTAAAAGCGCTTCAGAAAGGCTGGAAAACCGATGACGACGATGCTCAGAAACGTATGATCATTGGCGATTTCGTCATGCCGGACGGCAACGAAGTCCGCGTCATCAACGGTTATTTCCCGCAAGGGGAAAATCGTGAACACCCGGTGAAATTTCCGGCAAAACAGAAATTCTATGCTGATCTGATGACATACTTGAACTCGGAGTGTCGTCCGGATCAGAATATCTCCGTTATCGGCGACTTCAATATTTCGCCGACCGATCTGGATATCGGTATCGGCGAGCAGAACCGCAAACGCTGGCTGCGCGACGGAAAAACCAGCTTCCTCCCGGAAGAGCGTGAAATGTGGGCCGAATTGACCAACTGGGGACTGATCGACACCTTCCGCACTCTCCATCCGGAAGTCAACGACCGTTTCAGCTGGTTTGACTATCGCTCCAAGGGCTTTGACCGCGAACCGAAACGCGGCCTGCGTATTGATACGGTTCTGGCAACGGCACCTTTGAATGCTAAAGCCGTTTCCAGCGATATCGGCTATGACATCCGCGGAATGGAAAAACCGTCCGATCACGCTCCGGTATGGACCGAATTCAAATTTTAA
- a CDS encoding rhodanese-like domain-containing protein gives MSKGLMDYVQSAMGNIKTADVAEAKELIAAGYKILDVREPGEYLTAAIPGAINIPRGVLEPAADLNYPGANPALRDARDADWLVVCKSGGRAALATQTLQEMGFDNVVNMIGGMDAWTESGGDTEIPSGENSTVVLKEPCI, from the coding sequence ATGAGTAAAGGGTTAATGGACTATGTTCAATCGGCAATGGGCAACATCAAAACCGCAGATGTGGCTGAAGCGAAAGAATTGATTGCCGCTGGTTATAAAATTTTGGATGTGCGTGAGCCGGGTGAATATCTAACGGCCGCTATTCCGGGAGCCATCAATATTCCTCGCGGCGTACTGGAACCGGCTGCCGACTTGAATTACCCGGGCGCCAATCCGGCTTTGCGTGATGCCCGCGATGCCGACTGGTTGGTTGTTTGTAAATCCGGCGGTCGTGCGGCATTGGCCACTCAGACTCTGCAAGAGATGGGCTTCGATAATGTCGTGAATATGATCGGCGGCATGGATGCCTGGACCGAGTCCGGTGGTGATACAGAAATTCCGTCAGGGGAAAATTCGACGGTAGTTCTTAAAGAGCCTTGCATCTAA
- the purU gene encoding formyltetrahydrofolate deformylase: MSHVYRLVISCPDQVGIVASVAQYIADQGGTIVEANHHTDAANNWFFMRHEILASSLKGGLEAFEEGFRKVAEQFEMEWFISDSNRPKKIALFASKESHCLADLLHRWHEKELPGEVVCVIANHDDLRSMAEWYQVPFHHVAVTPDTKPKAFAETERLVAEYDAEVIVLARYMQILPPKMCKDYTGQVINIHHSFLPSFVGARPYHQASERGVKLIGATCHYVTEVLDAGPIIEQDVIRISHAHSIDDMKRLGRDVEKTVLARGLRYHLEDRVLIHGNKTVVFDN; the protein is encoded by the coding sequence ATGAGCCATGTCTATCGCCTGGTGATTTCTTGTCCCGACCAGGTCGGGATTGTTGCTTCCGTTGCCCAGTATATCGCCGATCAGGGCGGGACTATCGTGGAGGCAAACCATCATACGGACGCCGCCAATAACTGGTTTTTTATGCGTCACGAGATTTTGGCTTCGTCTCTGAAAGGTGGGCTGGAAGCTTTTGAAGAGGGCTTCAGAAAAGTCGCCGAGCAATTTGAGATGGAATGGTTTATTTCCGATTCAAATCGCCCGAAAAAGATCGCCCTTTTTGCTTCCAAGGAGTCACACTGTCTGGCCGACCTTCTGCATCGCTGGCATGAAAAAGAGCTGCCGGGCGAGGTGGTTTGCGTTATTGCCAATCACGATGATCTGCGTTCCATGGCCGAGTGGTATCAGGTTCCTTTTCACCATGTTGCCGTGACGCCGGATACCAAACCGAAGGCATTTGCCGAAACCGAACGTCTGGTTGCTGAATATGATGCGGAAGTCATTGTGCTGGCTCGTTACATGCAGATCCTGCCGCCTAAAATGTGTAAGGACTATACGGGGCAGGTGATTAATATTCACCATTCTTTCCTGCCTTCTTTTGTCGGTGCCCGACCTTATCATCAGGCAAGTGAGCGCGGTGTAAAACTGATCGGCGCTACCTGCCACTACGTAACCGAAGTGTTGGATGCCGGCCCGATTATCGAGCAGGATGTCATTCGCATCAGTCATGCGCACAGCATCGACGACATGAAACGTCTGGGACGCGATGTTGAAAAGACGGTTCTGGCGCGTGGTTTGCGTTACCACCTTGAAGACCGGGTTCTGATTCACGGCAATAAGACCGTGGTTTTCGATAACTAA
- a CDS encoding GNAT family N-acetyltransferase, producing MMHLDQPLSYLRQQQQTLQQRGHRALCILQGDTDWAQALIDALCSDARTLAVGAFSERNNRQEVVQNQLKHWLGQEFSHALISLEQGLRADTLGIVSGMIRASGFLILVTPPDWPEIPNPENKRFLNSPLCYREQEPWFYRQLVASWQSDVIWIRQQENSALLVAALESGRRLIPTLRENYTDGAATQEQHQAIQMILKVAFGHRKRPLVLSADRGRGKSASLGLAAVQALIKGKQRIAISAATPEQTQTAFAHAQQWLTRQTVPEFAKLQIHKDRIEFEYGNQSKQLKFYAPDYLHLNQVECDLLLIDEAAQIPTPLLAALLQKYHRTVFSTTLHGYEGSGRGFELRFTKTLHKLTPDWTRLHLLEPLRWNSNDPLERAINQALLLQSADQLSFPPRTQPKQQLQQQIVIKPISKSELIDKLPQIFGLLVKAHYQTSPNDLQQLLDAPNRLWAAYYHEQTVGILLSQQEGNIENAQSLHGHLVPQLLNRQYAFGDALGMRSWRLMRIAVEPQWQNFGIGSLLIQAWQDAARSQQIDFLSSSFGADNDLIHFWLKQKMRPLHLGCKRDKASGSYNLVVYQPLTDTALPLESVRREFYQQLPFLLADELKELEFTQLKLLLEATPDERLQDFTHTRTIVSLYLQGKRPFTTCSVFIHQFILQQTDSLAKLEVSQGEILNDKLLKRLDWTQLAEKHHLNGKKQAEQAFRKALTKIMEQEADK from the coding sequence ATGATGCATCTCGACCAGCCATTATCTTACCTTCGACAACAGCAACAGACTCTGCAACAGAGAGGCCACCGCGCACTGTGCATACTGCAGGGCGATACCGATTGGGCTCAAGCGCTTATTGATGCACTCTGCAGCGATGCAAGAACTCTGGCGGTCGGGGCGTTTTCCGAACGGAATAACCGGCAAGAAGTCGTACAAAACCAGCTCAAGCACTGGTTAGGACAGGAATTTTCCCATGCACTTATCTCGCTGGAGCAAGGGCTGCGGGCCGATACCCTCGGTATCGTCTCCGGGATGATCCGCGCCAGTGGTTTTTTGATTCTCGTTACCCCACCCGATTGGCCGGAAATCCCCAATCCGGAAAATAAACGGTTTTTAAATTCGCCGCTCTGTTACCGGGAACAGGAACCGTGGTTTTACCGCCAATTAGTCGCCAGCTGGCAAAGTGACGTTATCTGGATCCGCCAACAGGAAAACAGCGCCCTTCTGGTTGCGGCACTGGAATCCGGACGCAGACTGATTCCAACCTTACGGGAAAATTACACCGATGGCGCAGCCACCCAGGAGCAACATCAGGCGATTCAAATGATATTGAAAGTGGCTTTCGGCCACCGCAAGCGCCCGCTGGTGCTGAGCGCCGACCGCGGGCGCGGGAAAAGTGCTTCGCTCGGTCTGGCGGCCGTTCAGGCGTTAATCAAGGGCAAACAACGGATTGCCATCAGCGCCGCCACTCCGGAGCAGACGCAAACAGCTTTCGCCCATGCGCAGCAGTGGCTGACACGGCAGACTGTTCCCGAATTCGCCAAACTGCAAATTCACAAAGATCGGATCGAATTCGAGTACGGCAATCAATCTAAACAGCTCAAGTTTTATGCCCCCGACTATTTGCATCTTAATCAGGTGGAGTGTGACCTGCTACTGATCGATGAAGCCGCGCAAATTCCGACCCCGCTCCTCGCCGCGCTGTTACAGAAATACCATCGAACAGTATTTTCCACAACGTTGCACGGTTACGAAGGGTCCGGTCGCGGATTCGAACTGCGCTTCACCAAAACGCTGCACAAACTGACCCCCGACTGGACACGCCTGCATCTGCTCGAACCCTTACGCTGGAACAGTAACGACCCTTTGGAAAGAGCGATCAATCAGGCGTTGCTTTTACAGAGTGCGGATCAGTTATCCTTCCCGCCGCGCACACAGCCCAAACAACAATTGCAACAACAGATCGTCATCAAGCCGATCAGCAAAAGCGAACTCATCGACAAACTGCCGCAGATCTTCGGCCTACTGGTTAAAGCCCATTACCAGACCAGCCCGAACGACCTGCAGCAACTTTTGGATGCGCCCAACCGTCTTTGGGCGGCATACTACCATGAGCAGACCGTCGGCATCCTTCTCAGCCAGCAGGAAGGCAATATTGAAAACGCTCAAAGCCTGCACGGGCATCTGGTTCCGCAGCTTCTTAATCGCCAGTACGCTTTTGGCGACGCTTTGGGAATGCGTTCATGGCGGCTGATGCGCATCGCCGTCGAACCGCAATGGCAGAATTTCGGGATCGGCTCGCTACTGATTCAAGCCTGGCAAGATGCTGCAAGATCACAGCAGATCGACTTTTTAAGCAGCAGTTTTGGCGCTGATAATGACCTGATCCACTTCTGGCTTAAACAGAAAATGCGACCACTACATCTCGGTTGTAAACGCGACAAAGCCAGCGGCAGTTACAACCTTGTGGTGTACCAGCCGCTAACCGATACAGCACTGCCGCTGGAAAGCGTCCGCCGCGAATTCTATCAGCAACTTCCTTTTTTGTTAGCCGATGAGCTAAAAGAATTGGAATTCACCCAGCTGAAACTGCTTCTAGAGGCCACGCCAGACGAACGGCTTCAAGATTTTACGCACACTCGCACTATCGTCTCTCTGTACCTTCAAGGCAAGCGTCCCTTCACCACCTGCAGTGTTTTCATTCATCAATTCATTCTGCAGCAAACGGATTCGCTGGCAAAACTGGAAGTGTCGCAAGGGGAAATTCTGAACGACAAATTATTGAAGCGACTGGACTGGACGCAACTGGCTGAAAAGCATCATTTGAATGGAAAAAAACAGGCAGAACAGGCGTTCAGAAAGGCTTTAACGAAGATTATGGAACAGGAAGCGGATAAATAG
- the msrB gene encoding peptide-methionine (R)-S-oxide reductase MsrB, which yields MNKQPEDLAPEEWQRKLTPEQYEVCRCGGTERAFTGKYWQHKEKGTYVCACCGTALFSSEHKYDSGSGWPSYWQPISAGVIKEVRDSSHGMLRTEVRCAKCDSHLGHVFTDGPEPTGLRYCINSASLDFIAET from the coding sequence ATGAACAAACAGCCTGAAGATTTAGCTCCCGAAGAGTGGCAACGGAAGCTAACGCCCGAACAGTATGAAGTCTGCCGCTGCGGCGGTACCGAGCGCGCTTTTACCGGAAAATACTGGCAGCATAAAGAAAAAGGAACCTATGTCTGCGCCTGTTGCGGCACGGCATTGTTTTCATCAGAACACAAATACGACTCCGGTTCGGGCTGGCCCAGCTATTGGCAACCGATTTCCGCAGGCGTTATCAAAGAAGTGCGTGATAGCTCTCATGGCATGCTGCGAACCGAAGTGCGCTGTGCCAAGTGCGACAGCCATTTAGGACATGTTTTCACCGACGGCCCTGAACCGACCGGGTTGCGCTACTGCATCAACTCCGCCTCTCTGGATTTCATTGCCGAAACATGA
- the mnmC gene encoding bifunctional tRNA (5-methylaminomethyl-2-thiouridine)(34)-methyltransferase MnmD/FAD-dependent 5-carboxymethylaminomethyl-2-thiouridine(34) oxidoreductase MnmC, whose amino-acid sequence MKKIALQPAELFWQDKVPFASEFDDSYFSQQDGLNETRYNFLQHNFLAQRFAELLLDPQKNVFRIAESGFGSGLNFLAAIQLWQQVWQGNTPAGELHFISFEKFPMRLQDLSRVHQAFPEVAEQALLLQAIYPPLLPGWHDLYLPEWNIRLSLWFGDIQEGFKECDSSPMGAVDAWFLDGFAPSKNPQMWQASLFQNMARLSHAETTFATFTAAGIVRRGLQAAGFEVKKDKGFGRKREMCYGKMAHKRSVSSKAPWFERPEQQNLPQVKTAIVVGAGLAGATAAYALAEKGVHVTILEKEEEVATQASGNLAGTLHPLITADWNQRSRWYWAGYQSAMRWLKPWLFEGKVQGDLKGLIQLATDDKLHAHWLQSKERVGVPQEIARWVNEREAAELVGMDRVSPGILYADSGWIYPRSVVETCLTHPNITLELNQQVDEWHYQQGLWQVSAGSQIYQADALVFATASLDQTLNSALKAPLRPVKGQVTHLQDSDLRKPLQMAVTHGGYSSPTASGHWVSGATFEAPDMGTELSLAGHRHNLQAAEVALPDWLQVTADAFANQQSGRIAFRPTTPDHLPIVGPVADWDFMQQAYLTQSHTKALFQYPRQAYLPHLYISNGHGARGMISVFLAAEMICAEVFGQALPLAQSLYYASHPARFQIREWRSGKRQK is encoded by the coding sequence ATGAAAAAAATTGCTTTGCAGCCGGCGGAATTGTTTTGGCAGGACAAGGTTCCTTTCGCCAGTGAATTCGATGACAGCTACTTTTCCCAGCAGGACGGGCTGAATGAAACCCGTTATAACTTTCTGCAACATAACTTTCTGGCGCAACGTTTTGCGGAATTGCTCCTTGATCCACAGAAGAACGTGTTTCGCATTGCCGAAAGCGGTTTTGGCTCCGGATTGAATTTTCTGGCTGCGATACAGCTTTGGCAGCAGGTCTGGCAGGGGAATACGCCGGCGGGTGAGTTGCATTTTATCTCCTTTGAAAAGTTTCCGATGCGCCTGCAGGATCTGAGTCGAGTGCATCAGGCGTTTCCGGAAGTTGCCGAGCAGGCGCTCTTGCTACAGGCGATTTATCCGCCGTTGTTGCCCGGATGGCATGATCTTTACCTCCCAGAATGGAATATCCGTTTAAGTCTGTGGTTTGGCGATATTCAGGAGGGGTTTAAAGAGTGCGATTCGAGTCCGATGGGCGCCGTCGATGCCTGGTTTTTGGATGGTTTTGCACCGTCGAAGAATCCGCAGATGTGGCAGGCTTCGCTTTTTCAGAATATGGCGCGATTGAGTCATGCCGAGACAACGTTTGCGACTTTTACCGCCGCCGGTATCGTGCGTCGCGGGCTGCAGGCCGCCGGTTTTGAAGTCAAGAAAGACAAGGGTTTCGGCCGCAAACGCGAAATGTGTTACGGGAAAATGGCGCATAAGCGATCGGTCAGCAGCAAAGCCCCGTGGTTTGAGCGACCGGAGCAGCAGAATCTGCCGCAAGTAAAGACCGCGATTGTCGTCGGTGCCGGTCTGGCCGGTGCTACGGCCGCTTACGCTTTGGCCGAAAAGGGCGTTCATGTGACGATTCTGGAGAAGGAAGAGGAGGTCGCTACTCAGGCATCGGGCAATCTCGCCGGTACCTTGCATCCGCTGATTACAGCAGACTGGAATCAGCGTTCGCGCTGGTATTGGGCCGGATATCAAAGCGCTATGCGCTGGCTGAAGCCCTGGTTGTTTGAAGGAAAGGTGCAGGGAGACTTGAAAGGACTGATTCAGCTGGCGACAGACGATAAGCTGCATGCTCACTGGTTGCAGTCTAAGGAACGAGTCGGGGTGCCTCAGGAGATCGCCAGATGGGTCAACGAGCGAGAGGCCGCGGAACTTGTCGGAATGGATCGGGTCAGTCCGGGAATCCTGTATGCCGACAGCGGTTGGATCTATCCGAGATCGGTTGTTGAAACCTGTCTGACACACCCGAATATCACTCTCGAGTTAAATCAGCAGGTTGATGAATGGCATTATCAGCAAGGGCTATGGCAAGTCTCTGCCGGGTCTCAAATTTATCAGGCCGATGCGCTGGTGTTTGCCACCGCCAGTCTGGATCAGACGCTGAATTCGGCTCTTAAGGCACCGTTGCGTCCGGTTAAGGGACAGGTAACGCATCTGCAGGACAGCGATTTGCGAAAGCCGCTGCAAATGGCGGTGACTCATGGCGGTTACTCTTCTCCAACGGCGAGTGGACACTGGGTCAGCGGTGCGACCTTTGAAGCTCCGGATATGGGTACGGAGCTTTCACTTGCCGGACATCGGCATAATTTGCAGGCGGCTGAAGTGGCTTTGCCGGATTGGCTACAGGTGACGGCTGATGCGTTTGCAAACCAACAGAGCGGTCGGATCGCTTTTCGGCCGACGACACCGGATCATCTACCGATCGTCGGGCCTGTGGCCGATTGGGATTTTATGCAGCAGGCGTATCTGACGCAGTCGCATACCAAAGCGTTATTCCAGTATCCGCGACAAGCATATTTGCCGCATCTGTATATTTCCAACGGACATGGTGCCCGCGGAATGATTTCGGTCTTTTTGGCGGCCGAGATGATTTGCGCCGAAGTTTTCGGGCAGGCTTTGCCGTTGGCTCAGTCTCTGTATTATGCCTCGCATCCGGCGCGTTTCCAGATTCGCGAATGGCGTTCCGGAAAGCGGCAAAAGTAG
- the thiD gene encoding bifunctional hydroxymethylpyrimidine kinase/phosphomethylpyrimidine kinase, which produces MSLPTVLTIAGSDPSGGAGIQADCKSIHALGGYALSVATALTAQNSQGVQGVYPVSVDAFKAQLDSLLADYQIDAVKIGMLAEASKIETVSELLQDLRVPVVLDPVLVSSSGAVLLQQEAIQHLTEKLLPQVTLVTPNHPEAQLLLQQAGFNGSLQNILKDNETVPARAFAEMGIQNLLLKGGHQTGSMACDSLFEKLQSEPEIHSFCKPRLQVQHSHGTGCTLSSAIATFLARGETLLDAVQKSKQYLHQALAGASQAQPHYRPSLHEAERTGGLNHFLTGLNQDRPE; this is translated from the coding sequence ATGTCTTTGCCAACCGTATTAACCATTGCCGGCTCGGATCCCAGCGGAGGAGCAGGCATTCAGGCCGACTGCAAAAGCATTCATGCGCTGGGCGGTTATGCCTTGTCGGTTGCCACCGCTCTGACGGCGCAAAATTCGCAAGGTGTGCAAGGCGTTTATCCAGTATCTGTAGACGCCTTCAAGGCGCAGCTGGACAGTCTGCTTGCGGATTATCAGATTGACGCGGTTAAGATCGGCATGCTGGCGGAGGCGAGCAAAATTGAAACCGTCTCCGAACTGCTTCAAGACCTGCGGGTTCCGGTCGTGCTCGATCCGGTTCTGGTCAGTTCCAGCGGCGCGGTTTTACTGCAACAGGAAGCCATTCAACACCTGACAGAGAAGCTTTTGCCGCAAGTGACTTTAGTCACCCCGAATCATCCGGAAGCACAATTACTCTTGCAGCAGGCAGGTTTCAACGGTTCGCTGCAGAACATCTTGAAGGATAACGAAACCGTTCCGGCTCGGGCCTTTGCCGAGATGGGAATACAAAATCTTCTTCTGAAGGGCGGTCATCAGACCGGGAGTATGGCGTGCGACTCTCTCTTTGAGAAGTTGCAATCGGAACCTGAAATTCATTCTTTCTGCAAACCGCGTCTGCAGGTGCAACACAGCCACGGGACCGGCTGCACTCTCTCATCGGCTATCGCAACCTTTCTGGCTCGCGGCGAAACACTGCTTGATGCAGTTCAAAAAAGCAAACAGTACCTGCATCAGGCACTGGCCGGTGCCAGTCAAGCTCAGCCGCATTACCGCCCATCGCTGCACGAAGCTGAACGTACAGGCGGGCTGAACCATTTTCTGACAGGTCTGAACCAGGACAGACCCGAGTAA
- a CDS encoding competence/damage-inducible protein A, whose product MPTIGLIIIGDEVLSGKRQDRHLAQANELLRPRGLALSWVQILGDEPKRLQQTLSRSFASGDIVFCFGGIGATPDDRTRQCAAKALGLSLERHPQAVAEIEAQFGEQAYPQRIRMAEYPAGAEIIPNAYNRVPGFSIRQHHFMPGFPVMAKPMMEWVLDNHYQALFGECNVEHAVLITDGQESEWIEFMEQFERRFPALRLFSLPKIDEEGRRFIELGVEGKEDQAERGMTEIKVEIERRNMQWEPLY is encoded by the coding sequence GTGCCGACAATAGGCTTGATCATAATTGGGGATGAGGTGCTTTCCGGCAAACGTCAGGATCGGCATCTGGCGCAGGCGAATGAATTGCTTCGTCCACGCGGTCTGGCGCTGAGTTGGGTGCAGATCCTCGGTGACGAGCCTAAACGTTTGCAGCAGACGCTGAGTCGCAGTTTTGCCAGCGGGGATATTGTTTTCTGTTTCGGTGGCATAGGCGCGACACCGGACGACCGCACGCGGCAATGTGCCGCGAAGGCTTTGGGGTTGTCGTTGGAGCGTCATCCGCAGGCGGTAGCCGAGATCGAAGCGCAGTTTGGCGAACAAGCTTATCCACAGAGAATTCGTATGGCGGAATACCCTGCGGGTGCGGAGATTATCCCGAACGCCTATAACCGTGTTCCGGGGTTTTCCATCAGACAGCATCATTTTATGCCCGGGTTTCCGGTGATGGCCAAACCGATGATGGAGTGGGTTTTGGATAACCACTATCAAGCGCTGTTCGGAGAGTGTAACGTAGAACATGCCGTGTTGATTACGGACGGACAGGAGTCGGAATGGATCGAGTTTATGGAGCAATTCGAACGGCGATTTCCGGCTTTGCGCCTGTTCAGTTTGCCGAAAATTGATGAGGAAGGTCGGCGATTTATTGAGCTGGGCGTAGAAGGCAAGGAAGATCAAGCCGAGCGCGGCATGACCGAGATTAAAGTGGAGATCGAGCGCCGGAATATGCAGTGGGAGCCTTTGTACTGA
- a CDS encoding NAD(P)/FAD-dependent oxidoreductase, translated as MSLQQDWDVIILGAGAAGLMCSATAGYQGLSVLVIDHAPKAAAKIRISGGGKCNFTNLDVTPKNYICRNPHFVKSALSRYPSSAFIELVDRHGLEYEERELGKLFCAHRASDLIQILRTECDWAGAQFSLKNAVERVTYRDQRYQVLTSQGRFSAKQLVVATGARSFPKLKASGFGYELAEQFGLRVLPQRPGLVPLNFSGKWQQRCAELSGISLDVAISAGSMRFAEAMLFTHQGISGPAVLQASNYWQEGEAIAVELLPTVDVLAELKKLRQGAGSLAKWLHGFWPKRFVNFWLALYPLQSEPANCNDAQLEAYARLLTHWELYPSQTGGYEKAEVTLGGVDTDEVSSKTFEAKKQPGLYFIGEVLDVTGQLGGFNFQWAWASAVACGIALGENR; from the coding sequence ATGAGCCTGCAACAAGATTGGGATGTTATTATTCTCGGTGCCGGTGCGGCAGGGCTGATGTGCTCTGCGACAGCAGGTTATCAGGGGTTGTCGGTATTGGTTATCGATCATGCTCCCAAGGCGGCGGCGAAAATCCGCATTTCCGGAGGAGGTAAGTGTAACTTCACTAATCTGGATGTCACGCCCAAGAATTACATCTGCCGAAATCCGCATTTTGTCAAAAGTGCGTTGTCTCGTTATCCGAGCAGCGCTTTTATCGAATTGGTCGATCGTCACGGGCTGGAGTACGAAGAGCGTGAACTGGGCAAATTGTTCTGCGCCCATCGTGCTTCGGATCTGATTCAGATTCTGCGCACAGAGTGCGATTGGGCGGGGGCGCAGTTTTCGCTGAAAAATGCCGTCGAAAGGGTGACTTATCGAGATCAGCGTTATCAAGTGCTCACATCTCAAGGTCGGTTTTCGGCAAAACAACTGGTTGTTGCAACCGGCGCACGTTCTTTTCCAAAGCTTAAAGCCAGCGGTTTCGGTTATGAATTGGCGGAACAGTTCGGTTTACGGGTCTTGCCGCAGAGGCCCGGATTGGTGCCGTTGAATTTTTCCGGAAAATGGCAGCAGCGTTGTGCAGAATTGTCGGGAATTTCGCTGGATGTGGCGATCAGTGCCGGTTCGATGCGTTTTGCAGAGGCGATGCTGTTTACCCATCAGGGGATAAGCGGGCCGGCGGTTCTGCAGGCTTCGAATTATTGGCAGGAAGGGGAGGCGATCGCGGTCGAGCTCTTGCCGACGGTGGACGTTCTGGCCGAACTGAAGAAACTCCGCCAGGGCGCCGGCAGTCTTGCCAAGTGGCTGCACGGATTCTGGCCAAAACGTTTTGTTAACTTCTGGTTGGCGCTGTACCCTTTGCAGAGCGAGCCGGCGAATTGCAACGATGCGCAATTGGAGGCTTATGCCCGTCTTCTGACGCATTGGGAACTGTATCCGTCACAGACCGGCGGATATGAGAAAGCCGAAGTCACTTTGGGTGGGGTCGATACGGATGAAGTCTCGTCGAAAACGTTCGAGGCGAAAAAGCAGCCGGGATTGTATTTTATTGGCGAAGTGCTGGATGTAACCGGGCAATTGGGCGGTTTTAACTTTCAATGGGCCTGGGCGTCTGCGGTCGCCTGCGGAATCGCTTTGGGCGAAAACCGGTAG
- a CDS encoding glutathione peroxidase, giving the protein MALPNREGQSVPNVTFPTRQNNQWVNVTTDEIFKGKTVVVFSLPGAFTPTCSSTHLPRYNELAPVFFENGVDEIVCMSVNDTFVMNEWAADQEADNVRLIPDGNGEFSEGMGMLVNKEDLGFGMRSWRYSMLVKDGVIEKMFIEPEVPGDPFEVSDADTMLSYINPNAKHPSVATVFSKDGCPFCAKAKSMLEDANIHYEEIKVSHSGVTSRTLRAVANAGTVPQIFIDGEYVGGSEELEAYLAKK; this is encoded by the coding sequence ATGGCTCTACCAAATCGTGAAGGTCAAAGCGTACCTAATGTCACTTTCCCGACCCGTCAGAACAACCAGTGGGTAAATGTTACGACTGACGAAATTTTTAAAGGTAAAACAGTTGTGGTTTTCTCGCTTCCAGGCGCGTTTACACCAACCTGTTCATCTACTCACCTGCCACGTTATAACGAGTTGGCTCCGGTTTTCTTCGAAAACGGTGTTGATGAAATCGTTTGTATGTCGGTTAACGATACGTTTGTTATGAATGAATGGGCTGCGGATCAGGAAGCTGATAACGTTCGCCTGATTCCTGACGGTAACGGTGAATTCTCCGAAGGCATGGGAATGCTGGTCAATAAAGAAGATCTTGGTTTCGGTATGCGTTCATGGCGTTATTCAATGCTGGTTAAAGACGGTGTTATCGAGAAGATGTTCATCGAGCCGGAAGTTCCTGGTGACCCATTCGAAGTTTCTGATGCAGACACTATGTTGAGCTACATCAATCCGAATGCGAAGCACCCAAGCGTTGCAACGGTCTTCAGTAAAGACGGTTGTCCTTTCTGCGCGAAAGCGAAATCAATGCTTGAAGATGCCAATATCCACTATGAAGAGATCAAGGTTTCTCATTCAGGTGTGACTTCTCGTACTTTGCGTGCGGTAGCCAATGCAGGAACGGTTCCACAAATCTTTATCGACGGCGAATACGTTGGTGGTTCCGAAGAGTTGGAAGCTTATCTAGCGAAGAAATAA